Proteins found in one Carassius auratus strain Wakin chromosome 12, ASM336829v1, whole genome shotgun sequence genomic segment:
- the LOC113111439 gene encoding fibroin heavy chain-like isoform X23, with protein MAARVYFSLTAVLLCLIGYLSITHANQRRTTVDGYCPATLTVVPSHRGCTSDDDCPGGHKCCRFDCGPVCVLPVFMKPGKCPIPEMIPLCAEGCFHDGQCPATQKCCPATGGFACSEPRGQGSGQASCQVRGQASGIGQGSVKGGGIGQGSNIGRGIGQGSGIGQGSIKGGSIGQGSGIGQGSSIGYGIGGIGQGSGIGQGSIKGGSIGQGSGIGQGSIGQGSNIGRGIGQGSSIGHGVGGIGQGSGIGQGNSIGRGIGQGSGIGQGSSIGYGIGGVRQGSIKGGSIGQGSGIGQGSIKGGSIGQGSGIGQGSIGQGSGIGQGNSIGRGIGQGSSIGHGIGQGSSIGRGIGQGSGIGQGSIKGGSIGQGSGIGQGSSIGRRIGQGSGIGQGSSIGREIGGIGQGSGIGQGNSIGRGIGQGSSIGHGIGQGSSIGRGIGQGSGIGQGSSIGYGIGGVRQGSIKGGSIGQGSGIGQGSSIGHGIGGIGQGSGIGQGSIKGGSIGQGSGIGQGSSIGHGIGGIGQGSGIGQGSIKGGSIGQGSGIGQGSSIGREIGGIGQGSGIGQGNSIGRGIGQGSGIGRGSSIGHGIGGVGQGRGIGQGPGIGHGVGQGSGVGQGVGQGSVVGQGSSQGTSFGQGVSQGSVVGQGSSQGTSIGQGVGQGGGVGQGVGQGGGVGQGVGQGGGRGQGSGIGQGVGQGSSQGPGIGHGVGQGSGVGQGVGQGSVVGQGSSQGTSIGQGVSQGSVLGQGSSIGQGVSQGSVVGQGTVIGQGVGQGSGRGQGSGIGQGVSQGSGIGQGVSQGSVVGQGSSQGTSIGQDVSQGSVVGQRSSQGTSIGQGVSQGSVVGQGSSQGTSIGQGVGQGVSQGSGIGQGVSQGSSQGTSIGQDVSQGSVVGQGSSQGTSIGQGVSKGSVVGQGSSQGTSIGQGVGQGVGQGSGVGQGVGQGSGVGQGVGQGSGRGQGVGQGSGRGQGSGLGQGVGQGSGRGQGVGQGSGRGQGSGIGQGVGQGGGWGQGSGIGQGVGQGGGRGQGSGIGQGVGQGGGRGQGSGIGQGVGQGSSQGPGICHGVGQGSVVGQGSSQGTSIGQGVSQGSVVCQGSSQGTSIGQDVSQGSVVGQGTSIGQGVSQGSVVGQGSSQGTSIGQGVSQGSVVGQGSSQGTSIGQGVSQGSVVGQGSSQGTSIGQGVGQGSGVGQGVGQGSGRGQGSGIGQGVGQGGGRGQGSGIGQGVSQGSVVGQGSVVGQGSSQGTGIGQGSGRGQGSGIGQGVDQGSGVGQGSSQGSGIGHGMGQGSGQGQGSGRGQGSGIGQGVGQDSVVGQDSVVDQGVGQDSVVGQGSSQGTGIGHGVGQGNGQGSSIGQES; from the exons ATGGCCGCTCGAGTGTATTTCTCATTGACtgctgttttattgtgtttgatCGGATACTTGAGCATAACTCATGCTAATCAAAGACGAACCACAG TGGATGGTTACTGTCCGGCGACGCTGACGGTCGTGCCATCCCATCGAGGATGTACCTCTGATGACGACTGCCCTGGAGGACACAAATGCTGTCGATTTGATTGTGGTCCTGTTTGTGTGCTGCCTGTTTTCA TGAAGCCAGGGAAATGCCCCATACCGGAGATGATTCCACTGTGTGCTGAAGGTTGTTtccatgatggccagtgtcctgccacaCAGAAATGTTGCCCAGCCACTGGtggctttgcatgcagtgaaccacgtggtcagggaagcggtcaggcaAGTTGTCAAGTAAGGGGCCAGGCAAGTGGCATTGGCCAGGGCAGTGTCAAGGGAGGTGGCATTGGCCAGGGAAGTAATATTGGTCGTGGcattggccagggaagtggaATTGGCCAGGGCAGCATCAAGGGAGGCAGCATTGGACAAGGAAGTGGAATTGGCCAGGGCAGCAGTATTGGTTACGGTATTGGCGGcattggccagggaagtggaATTGGCCAGGGCAGCATCAAGGGAGGCAGcattggccagggaagtggaATTGGCCAGGGCAGCATTGGCCAGGGAAGTAATATTGGTCGTGGCATTGGCCAGGGCAGCAGTATTGGTCACGGTGTTGGCGGcattggccagggaagtggaATTGGCCAGGGCAACAGTATTGGTCGCGGcattggccagggaagtggaATTGGCCAGGGCAGCAGTATTGGTTACGGTATTGGCGGTGTTCGCCAGGGGAGCATCAAGGGAGGCAGcattggccagggaagtggaATTGGCCAGGGCAGCATCAAGGGAGGCAGcattggccagggaagtggaATTGGCCAGGGCAGcattggccagggaagtggaATTGGCCAGGGCAACAGTATTGGTCGCGGCATTGGCCAGGGAAGTAGTATTGGTCACGGCATTGGCCAGGGAAGTAGTATTGGTCGTGGcattggccagggaagcggaattGGCCAGGGCAGCATCAAGGGAGGCAGcattggccagggaagtggaATTGGCCAGGGTAGTAGTATTGGTCGCCGcattggccagggaagtggaATTGGCCAGGGTAGTAGTATTGGTCGCGAAATTGGCGGcattggccagggaagtggaATTGGCCAGGGCAACAGTATTGGTCGCGGCATTGGCCAGGGAAGTAGTATTGGTCACGGCATTGGCCAGGGAAGTAGTATTGGTCGTGGcattggccagggaagtggaATTGGCCAGGGCAGCAGTATTGGTTACGGTATTGGTGGTGTTCGCCAGGGGAGCATCAAGGGAGGCAGcattggccagggaagtggaATTGGCCAGGGTAGTAGTATTGGTCACGGTATTGGCGGcattggccagggaagtggaATTGGCCAGGGCAGCATCAAGGGAGGCAGcattggccagggaagtggaATTGGCCAGGGTAGTAGTATTGGTCACGGTATTGGCGGcattggccagggaagtggaATTGGCCAGGGCAGCATCAAGGGAGGCAGcattggccagggaagtggaATTGGCCAGGGTAGTAGTATTGGTCGCGAAATTGGCGGcattggccagggaagtggaATTGGCCAGGGCAACAGTATTGGTCGCGGcattggccagggaagtggaATTGGCCGGGGCAGCAGTATTGGCCACGGTATTGGTGGCGTCGGCCAGGGCAGGGGAATTGGCCAGGGCCCCGGTATTGGTCATGGTGTGGGCCAGGGCAGTGgagttggccaaggtgtgggccagggcaGCGTTGTTGGCCAGGGCAGCAGTCAGGGCACCAGTTTTGGCCAAGGTGTGAGCCAGGGCAGCGTTGTTGGCCAGGGCAGCAGTCAGGGCACCAGTATTGGCCAAG gtgtgggccagggcggcggagttggccaaggtgtgggccagggcggcggagttggccaag GTGTGGGTCAGGGCGGCGGacggggccagggaagcggaattGGCCAAGGTGTGGGTCAGGGAAGCAGCCAGGGCCCCGGTATTGGTCATGGTGTGGGCCAGGGCAGTGgagttggccaaggtgtgggccagggcaGCGTTGTTGGCCAGGGCAGCAGTCAGGGCACCAGTATTGGCCAAGGTGTGAGCCAGGGCAGCGTTCTTGGCCAGGGCAGCAGTATTGGCCAAGGTGTGAGCCAGGGCAGCGTTGTTGGCCAGGGCACCGTtattggccaaggtgtgggccagggTAGCGGACGGGGCCAGGGCAGTGGAATTGGCCAAGGTGTGAGCCAGGGCAGTGGAATTGGCCAAGGTGTGAGCCAGGGCAGCGTTGTTGGCCAGGGCAGCAGTCAGGGCACCAGTATTGGCCAGGATGTGAGCCAGGGCAGCGTTGTTGGCCAGCGCAGCAGTCAGGGCACCAGTATTGGCCAAGGTGTGAGCCAGGGCAGCGTTGTTGGCCAGGGCAGCAGTCAGGGCACCAGTATTGGCCAAGGTGTTGGCCAAGGTGTGAGCCAGGGCAGTGGAATTGGCCAAGGTGTGAGCCAGGGCAGCAGTCAGGGCACCAGTATTGGCCAGGATGTGAGCCAGGGCAGCGTTGTTGGCCAGGGCAGCAGTCAGGGCACCAGTATTGGCCAAGGTGTGAGCAAGGGCAGCGTTGTTGGCCAGGGCAGCAGTCAGGGCACCAGTATTGGCCAAGGTgttggccaaggtgtgggccagggcagcggagttggccaaggtgtgggccagggcagcggagttggccaaggtgtgggccagggcaGCGGACGGGGCCAGGGTGTGGGTCAGGGCAGCGGACGGGGCCAGGGCAGCGGACTTGGCCAAGGTGTGGGTCAGGGCAGCGGACGGGGCCAGGGTGTGGGTCAGGGCAGCGGacggggccagggaagcggaattGGCCAAGGTGTGGGTCAGGGCGGCGGatggggccagggaagcggaattGGCCAAGGTGTGGGTCAGGGCGGCGGACGGGGCCAGGGAAGTGGAATTGGCCAAGGTGTGGGTCAGGGCGGCGGacggggccagggaagcggaattGGCCAAGGTGTGGGTCAGGGAAGCAGCCAGGGCCCCGGTATTTGTCATGGTGTGGGCCAGGGCAGCGTTGTTGGCCAGGGCAGCAGTCAGGGCACCAGTATTGGCCAAGGTGTGAGCCAGGGCAGCGTTGTTTGCCAGGGCAGCAGTCAGGGCACCAGTATTGGCCAAGATGTGAGCCAGGGCAGCGTTGTTGGCCAGGGCACCAGTATTGGCCAAGGTGTTAGCCAGGGCAGCGTTGTTGGCCAGGGCAGCAGTCAGGGCACCAGTATTGGCCAAGGTGTGAGCCAGGGCAGCGTTGTTGGCCAGGGCAGCAGTCAGGGCACCAGTATTGGCCAGGGTGTGAGCCAGGGCAGCGTTGTTGGCCAGGGCAGCAGTCAGGGCACCAGtattggccaaggtgtgggccagggcagcggagttggccaaggtgtgggTCAGGGCAGCGGacggggccagggaagcggaattGGCCAAGGTGTGGGTCAGGGCGGCGGACGGGGCCAGGGCAGCGGTATTGGCCAAGGTGTGAGCCAGGGCAGCGTTGTTGGTCAGGGCAGCGTTGTGGGCCAGGGAAGCAGCCAGGGTACTGGTATCGGCCAGGGTAGTGGACGAGGTCAGGGCAGTGGAATTGGCCAAGGTGTGGACCAGGGCAGTGGAGTTGGCCAGGGAAGCAGCCAGGGCTCCGGTATTGGTCATGGTATGGGCCAGGGAAGTGGACAGGGCCAGGGCAGCGGACGGGGCCAGGGTAGCGGaattggccaaggtgtgggccaAGATAGCGTAGTGGGCCAGGATAGCGTAGTGGATCAAGGTGTGGGCCAGGATAGCGTAGTGGGCCAAGGTAGCAGCCAGGGCACCGGAATTGGTCATGGTGTTGGCCAGGGAAACGGCCAGGGCAGCAGTATAGGCCAGGAAAGTTAA
- the LOC113111439 gene encoding fibroin heavy chain-like isoform X28, protein MAARVYFSLTAVLLCLIGYLSITHANQRRTTVDGYCPATLTVVPSHRGCTSDDDCPGGHKCCRFDCGPVCVLPVFMKPGKCPIPEMIPLCAEGCFHDGQCPATQKCCPATGGFACSEPRGQGSGQASCQVRGQASGIGQGSVKGGGIGQGSNIGRGIGQGSGIGQGSIKGGSIGQGSGIGQGSSIGYGIGGIGQGSGIGQGSIKGGSIGQGSGIGQGSIGQGSNIGRGIGQGSSIGHGVGGIGQGSGIGQGNSIGRGIGQGSGIGQGSSIGYGIGGVRQGSIKGGSIGQGSGIGQGSIKGGSIGQGSGIGQGSIGQGSGIGQGNSIGRGIGQGSSIGHGIGQGSSIGRGIGQGSGIGQGSIKGGSIGQGSGIGQGSSIGRRIGQGSGIGQGSSIGREIGGIGQGSGIGQGNSIGRGIGQGSSIGHGIGQGSSIGRGIGQGSGIGQGSSIGYGIGGVRQGSIKGGSIGQGSGIGQGSSIGHGIGGIGQGSGIGQGSIKGGSIGQGSGIGQGSSIGHGIGGIGQGSGIGQGSIKGGSIGQGSGIGQGSSIGREIGGIGQGSGIGQGNSIGRGIGQGSGIGRGSSIGHGIGGVGQGRGIGQGPGIGHGVGQGSGVGQGVGQGSVVGQGSSQGTSFGQGVSQGSVVGQGSSQGTSIGQGVGQGSVVGQGSSQGTSIGQGVSQGSVLGQGSSIGQGVSQGSVVGQGTVIGQGVGQGSGRGQGSGIGQGVSQGSGIGQGVSQGSVVGQGSSQGTSIGQDVSQGSVVGQRSSQGTSIGQGVSQGSVVGQGSSQGTSIGQGVGQGVSQGSGIGQGVSQGSSQGTSIGQDVSQGSVVGQGSSQGTSIGQGVSKGSVVGQGSSQGTSIGQGVGQGVGQGSGVGQGVGQGSGVGQGVGQGSGRGQGVGQGSGRGQGSGLGQGVGQGSGRGQGVGQGSGRGQGSGIGQGVGQGGGWGQGSGIGQGVGQGGGRGQGSGIGQGVGQGGGRGQGSGIGQGVGQGSSQGPGICHGVGQGSVVGQGSSQGTSIGQGVSQGSVVCQGSSQGTSIGQDVSQGSVVGQGTSIGQGVSQGSVVGQGSSQGTSIGQGVSQGSVVGQGSSQGTSIGQGVSQGSVVGQGSSQGTSIGQGVGQGSGVGQGVGQGSGRGQGSGIGQGVGQGGGRGQGSGIGQGVSQGSVVGQGSVVGQGSSQGTGIGQGSGRGQGSGIGQGVDQGSGVGQGSSQGSGIGHGMGQGSGQGQGSGRGQGSGIGQGVGQDSVVGQDSVVDQGVGQDSVVGQGSSQGTGIGHGVGQGNGQGSSIGQES, encoded by the exons ATGGCCGCTCGAGTGTATTTCTCATTGACtgctgttttattgtgtttgatCGGATACTTGAGCATAACTCATGCTAATCAAAGACGAACCACAG TGGATGGTTACTGTCCGGCGACGCTGACGGTCGTGCCATCCCATCGAGGATGTACCTCTGATGACGACTGCCCTGGAGGACACAAATGCTGTCGATTTGATTGTGGTCCTGTTTGTGTGCTGCCTGTTTTCA TGAAGCCAGGGAAATGCCCCATACCGGAGATGATTCCACTGTGTGCTGAAGGTTGTTtccatgatggccagtgtcctgccacaCAGAAATGTTGCCCAGCCACTGGtggctttgcatgcagtgaaccacgtggtcagggaagcggtcaggcaAGTTGTCAAGTAAGGGGCCAGGCAAGTGGCATTGGCCAGGGCAGTGTCAAGGGAGGTGGCATTGGCCAGGGAAGTAATATTGGTCGTGGcattggccagggaagtggaATTGGCCAGGGCAGCATCAAGGGAGGCAGCATTGGACAAGGAAGTGGAATTGGCCAGGGCAGCAGTATTGGTTACGGTATTGGCGGcattggccagggaagtggaATTGGCCAGGGCAGCATCAAGGGAGGCAGcattggccagggaagtggaATTGGCCAGGGCAGCATTGGCCAGGGAAGTAATATTGGTCGTGGCATTGGCCAGGGCAGCAGTATTGGTCACGGTGTTGGCGGcattggccagggaagtggaATTGGCCAGGGCAACAGTATTGGTCGCGGcattggccagggaagtggaATTGGCCAGGGCAGCAGTATTGGTTACGGTATTGGCGGTGTTCGCCAGGGGAGCATCAAGGGAGGCAGcattggccagggaagtggaATTGGCCAGGGCAGCATCAAGGGAGGCAGcattggccagggaagtggaATTGGCCAGGGCAGcattggccagggaagtggaATTGGCCAGGGCAACAGTATTGGTCGCGGCATTGGCCAGGGAAGTAGTATTGGTCACGGCATTGGCCAGGGAAGTAGTATTGGTCGTGGcattggccagggaagcggaattGGCCAGGGCAGCATCAAGGGAGGCAGcattggccagggaagtggaATTGGCCAGGGTAGTAGTATTGGTCGCCGcattggccagggaagtggaATTGGCCAGGGTAGTAGTATTGGTCGCGAAATTGGCGGcattggccagggaagtggaATTGGCCAGGGCAACAGTATTGGTCGCGGCATTGGCCAGGGAAGTAGTATTGGTCACGGCATTGGCCAGGGAAGTAGTATTGGTCGTGGcattggccagggaagtggaATTGGCCAGGGCAGCAGTATTGGTTACGGTATTGGTGGTGTTCGCCAGGGGAGCATCAAGGGAGGCAGcattggccagggaagtggaATTGGCCAGGGTAGTAGTATTGGTCACGGTATTGGCGGcattggccagggaagtggaATTGGCCAGGGCAGCATCAAGGGAGGCAGcattggccagggaagtggaATTGGCCAGGGTAGTAGTATTGGTCACGGTATTGGCGGcattggccagggaagtggaATTGGCCAGGGCAGCATCAAGGGAGGCAGcattggccagggaagtggaATTGGCCAGGGTAGTAGTATTGGTCGCGAAATTGGCGGcattggccagggaagtggaATTGGCCAGGGCAACAGTATTGGTCGCGGcattggccagggaagtggaATTGGCCGGGGCAGCAGTATTGGCCACGGTATTGGTGGCGTCGGCCAGGGCAGGGGAATTGGCCAGGGCCCCGGTATTGGTCATGGTGTGGGCCAGGGCAGTGgagttggccaaggtgtgggccagggcaGCGTTGTTGGCCAGGGCAGCAGTCAGGGCACCAGTTTTGGCCAAGGTGTGAGCCAGGGCAGCGTTGTTGGCCAGGGCAGCAGTCAGGGCACCAGTATTGGCCAAG gtgtgggccagggcaGCGTTGTTGGCCAGGGCAGCAGTCAGGGCACCAGTATTGGCCAAGGTGTGAGCCAGGGCAGCGTTCTTGGCCAGGGCAGCAGTATTGGCCAAGGTGTGAGCCAGGGCAGCGTTGTTGGCCAGGGCACCGTtattggccaaggtgtgggccagggTAGCGGACGGGGCCAGGGCAGTGGAATTGGCCAAGGTGTGAGCCAGGGCAGTGGAATTGGCCAAGGTGTGAGCCAGGGCAGCGTTGTTGGCCAGGGCAGCAGTCAGGGCACCAGTATTGGCCAGGATGTGAGCCAGGGCAGCGTTGTTGGCCAGCGCAGCAGTCAGGGCACCAGTATTGGCCAAGGTGTGAGCCAGGGCAGCGTTGTTGGCCAGGGCAGCAGTCAGGGCACCAGTATTGGCCAAGGTGTTGGCCAAGGTGTGAGCCAGGGCAGTGGAATTGGCCAAGGTGTGAGCCAGGGCAGCAGTCAGGGCACCAGTATTGGCCAGGATGTGAGCCAGGGCAGCGTTGTTGGCCAGGGCAGCAGTCAGGGCACCAGTATTGGCCAAGGTGTGAGCAAGGGCAGCGTTGTTGGCCAGGGCAGCAGTCAGGGCACCAGTATTGGCCAAGGTgttggccaaggtgtgggccagggcagcggagttggccaaggtgtgggccagggcagcggagttggccaaggtgtgggccagggcaGCGGACGGGGCCAGGGTGTGGGTCAGGGCAGCGGACGGGGCCAGGGCAGCGGACTTGGCCAAGGTGTGGGTCAGGGCAGCGGACGGGGCCAGGGTGTGGGTCAGGGCAGCGGacggggccagggaagcggaattGGCCAAGGTGTGGGTCAGGGCGGCGGatggggccagggaagcggaattGGCCAAGGTGTGGGTCAGGGCGGCGGACGGGGCCAGGGAAGTGGAATTGGCCAAGGTGTGGGTCAGGGCGGCGGacggggccagggaagcggaattGGCCAAGGTGTGGGTCAGGGAAGCAGCCAGGGCCCCGGTATTTGTCATGGTGTGGGCCAGGGCAGCGTTGTTGGCCAGGGCAGCAGTCAGGGCACCAGTATTGGCCAAGGTGTGAGCCAGGGCAGCGTTGTTTGCCAGGGCAGCAGTCAGGGCACCAGTATTGGCCAAGATGTGAGCCAGGGCAGCGTTGTTGGCCAGGGCACCAGTATTGGCCAAGGTGTTAGCCAGGGCAGCGTTGTTGGCCAGGGCAGCAGTCAGGGCACCAGTATTGGCCAAGGTGTGAGCCAGGGCAGCGTTGTTGGCCAGGGCAGCAGTCAGGGCACCAGTATTGGCCAGGGTGTGAGCCAGGGCAGCGTTGTTGGCCAGGGCAGCAGTCAGGGCACCAGtattggccaaggtgtgggccagggcagcggagttggccaaggtgtgggTCAGGGCAGCGGacggggccagggaagcggaattGGCCAAGGTGTGGGTCAGGGCGGCGGACGGGGCCAGGGCAGCGGTATTGGCCAAGGTGTGAGCCAGGGCAGCGTTGTTGGTCAGGGCAGCGTTGTGGGCCAGGGAAGCAGCCAGGGTACTGGTATCGGCCAGGGTAGTGGACGAGGTCAGGGCAGTGGAATTGGCCAAGGTGTGGACCAGGGCAGTGGAGTTGGCCAGGGAAGCAGCCAGGGCTCCGGTATTGGTCATGGTATGGGCCAGGGAAGTGGACAGGGCCAGGGCAGCGGACGGGGCCAGGGTAGCGGaattggccaaggtgtgggccaAGATAGCGTAGTGGGCCAGGATAGCGTAGTGGATCAAGGTGTGGGCCAGGATAGCGTAGTGGGCCAAGGTAGCAGCCAGGGCACCGGAATTGGTCATGGTGTTGGCCAGGGAAACGGCCAGGGCAGCAGTATAGGCCAGGAAAGTTAA